The Cystobacter fuscus DSM 2262 genomic interval TGTCAAGCAGGGTCCATTCGTTGGTCTCCGGATCGTATACCTCGGTGCCGCCGTCAACACCCCCCGCGATCAGAAGCTGCCCTGAGTAGAGGAGGGTCGCCGTGTGGTTGCGGTGCAACCGGTTCATCGTGGGACCCGCGCGCCACTGGGTAGTATACGGATTGTAAATGAACGTCGTGCCCGGCGTGGAATTGGACGAATCGCCGCCCACCACCATCACCTCGCCCGAGTAGAGCCGCGTGACGGTGAAGCCATCACGGTGGCCCGGCAGTGCTCCATGCTGGCTCCACCTGTTGGTGTAGGGATCATAGAGGTCCACTTGCGACCCTGTGATCAACAGCACTTCGCCCGAATACAGCATCGTCGCGACAGACCCAGAGCTGTCGTGTTCCAGCTCGCCTGCGGGAGACCACGCGCCCGTTTCCGGATCATACAGTTCTGCGGTGGTCGCCGGACTGACGTGGACATTCGAGCCATCGAGGTTCTCGATTTCGCCGCCCGTGACCAGCACCTTGCCCGACCGGAGCAGGGTCGCCTGGTGGCCAGAACGCCGCTGACTCAAAGAGCCGGTATAGCTCCAGGAGCGCGTGACCGGATCGTAAAGCTCTGCGCTCGAGAGCGTGGATTCGTCATTCCGGCCACCCGACACCAGGATTTTTCCGGACGCCAGCTTGACGGTGGCGAAGTTGTAGCGCGGCGAGTTCAGAGCCCCCGTGGCCTGCCAAGTGTTTGAATAGGGATTGTAGAGTTCGGTCAGGCTGATGGAGGACGCGACACCGAGCGAGTTGCGCGTATGGCCCCCCGTGACCAGCACCAGTCCGGAGCTGAGCAGCGCCGCGCCCTGCACGCCGCGTGGAGACTGCATCGCTGAACTCGTCGCCCACGATGATTTTGGCAGCGGTCCGAACTTCAAGCGTGCGGCGATCATCTTGTGGTCAGACCACAGGTGAGGGTCTGCGACCGTCTGGAAGTCGCCCACGTTGGTGGTGCTGCCGCTATAGAGGGTGAAAATGTAATCGAGCACATTGCCCGAGTTGGTTGCGGTGTTGAATGTGTGGTACTTCAAACACAGGCTGGAGGCGGTCGTGCATTCCGATGTCTCCTTGAAGAAGTCGCCTCGGGCATCCCGCAGACCATAGTCATGAAGCAGTCGAGGCACCGACTTGGCTTCGGTGTTGCCTCCTGGGAATTGACCTGTTTTCGTCTTGTAATAAGCATTCATGTCGCCGATGATCGCGATCGGGGCTCCTGGCGGATGGGCCACGCCGTCAGTCATCGTCGAAGCGGAGATACCCTTCAATGCTTTTGCAAGTCCTCGCGCGACCTCTCCGTTGAAGAAGTCAGCCACTCCGTCCGTAGTATCGCTGTATCCATGGTCGACAATCGAGTGGATCGAGGAAACGATGATGTACCTGTTCGGTTGGTCGGTCGAGGGTCCGGTCGACATCAGGATCGCCCACGGGAAGACCTTGTCTTTCTTGACAGAGTCCTTGTTGACAAAGCTCCTGCCCAGTGCGTTGAGGTAGGCATCCCGATATTTGGGATCGATCAGATTCCCTCCCAGGAAGGTGCCGCTTGCGATGGGCTTGAGCGTGGAGGTGTTGTAATAGATGTGCGATGCTCTCGCCACTGTTCTCGGAATCACCTCGTTGGTGGAGGTGATGGTGATGGGGTCGCCTGTCAGTAGATACTTGGAGTAGTCGACCGCCTGTTGATAGCCGTAAGTTCGTAGCCGTGCATCGAGGTGCTCGCGCTGGGTGGTGTGGGTTCCGTTGATGATGACCTTCGATGTTCCGGACTCCTGCACGGCGACAACGTCGGCCTGTAGGTTCTGGCCGTCAAAATTCATTGTGTCTTTGATGCGCGAGATGATCGCGTTCGACCGCTTGCCTCCGTTGTAGCCATCAAAATCTCCCCAGAACATATACCTTGCTTCCGGATAGTTTTCGACCTTGTACACATCCGCTGCTGTTTGGGGAACATCATTCACGTAGTATTTGGAGTAGTCATACGCGGCGATGTTATACGAAGCAAATGTCCAGGACTTGGCGCTGGGTGCAGATGCCGCCGCGAAGCTGGATGCCGTGGGGGCGAACACCATCCCGAGGCACGCGAGCGCGACGACCGCGGCCCTTGTGTTGACGGGGCGTGCTCCGGGCTTGTTGTCTTCAATGGACATCACTGTGAACTCCTATCTGCGTGGGGGCCCTGCGTGAATCAAATGGCGTAAACCGCGGAGTCTGGATTGTGCGCTTTGTGCATCGAACCCGCACAAATAGTGAATCCGAGACTAAGAATGGCCCTTGAGGACGGCAACGGGAGGGCATGTGAATGATGGGTTTTTCCGCGCTCTTCTGTTCTCCTGAATTCACTCCGGAGCCAATTGTTCGCGATTGGGCAGGCTCGCTCCCCCGCACGAACCGGGACCGGCCCCGCAGAACGCGCGGTTATGCCCAGGCACGGTACACTGCGAGCACCATGAGTCAGCGTCGCGATCCCCCGAATCGGGTTCCTCCCCTCCAGACCCTTCAGGTCAACCCCGACCATGTGCTCGGCCAGCTGGCCCAGGTGCTGACGACAAGCCAGACGCACGAGTTACCCGAGGTGCGCGAGCGCGCGGCGTAGAAGGCGGAGCGGTGGCAACGCGTCTTCCAGGGCCTAAGTAGGTCGCTAGAAGTTTTCGACACCTACAGGGCCCATTCCCCTCTGGGAAAGAGCCCTTTGTGTATCTGAGAGCGGGGCACGCACACAGGAGGGTTCTGCGGGAACCTGGGAGGTGCTGACGACTCCACGTCAAAGAGACCGGAGGGCAACCGGAAGAAAGCCCAGGCCCGAGGGAGATGGGCGCCCGACTCCCGCGGGAGCGTGGCGGGTGGTAGCGCGCTGGCGAAGGAAACGAAGCCGGGCGTGAAGGTCGTCAGGAAGTCGGAGTGCCTCGTAGTACCGCTGAAGCAGGGGAACGCACCCGGGCGGACCCTGTGGAAGGAAGGGGGCACCGGAACATGGAATCGAGGGAGGGAAAGATGGCGGGGACACCGAGCCCTACAACCGTCTCAACGAAACTCCAACGGATAGCGACGCTGGCGAGCTCATCCAGCGCAGGGTGCGAGATGGGTCTACCGACTCGCAGCGAAACCATGAGCCGAGGAGCCGGATGCGGGACTTCTGAATGTCCGGATCTGTGGGGGCCGGGGTGGGCAACTGCCCTGGTCTACCCGACACCGCAGGACGTCGGCCCCTGCTGGCCATGGCGAGCGCGGGCGGAGTCATGGCCCTGTCGCGGAGGGATGGAATGAGCGACACGCCAGAGTGGAAGGGACGTCGTCTGGGCTCGTATGTGTTGGGTGAGCGGTTCCCGGACATCCCGGAGGACCAAGGGCGCCTCTACGCGGCGCTCCATGTCGACACGGGGAACCCTCGCTGGTCGTGATGCCGGGCTCCGGCGACGACTAGAACTCGTCCACCCCCTGGTGTGCGGAGGCCACGAGGTTCACTGACCCGGACGCCCTCGTCCTTCACTCCAAGCGCACGGCCGGGGTGAGGCCGCCGACCGTTCACGACACCAGGCAACGCGCTGGGGACTCACGGCAGTGACCCTCGCGGTGGGATTCGTCCCCCTGCTCTGGCCGCGCGCGTCCACGCCTCCGGAGACACGCGACCGGGCCAGCGACACTCCTATCTTCTATGAATGGACAGGAGCTCTCTTCGCCAGTCATCGCCTACCCGATGCCAGAGAAGCCCTTCAAGGAGCAGCGCAAGCCGCCTTGCATGCCGGGTACGGAAGTGGGGATTCGGGGCGGTTGCTGGATGCCCCACCGCAGTGATGCGCCCTGCCCTCCGGGAACGGCCGAGTACCAGGGCAGGTGCTACGTGGCCGTCAAGAAGCCGGCCCCACAGCCTCGAGCCATCCAGCCCTGAAAGCACCTGACATAACTTGTAACTTGCGGGGTCGGCCCGGCGTGCCCGCAGACTGCGCGAGCACAACGGCTCGGGTCATACCAGATCGTGTCGCGCGAATATCTTTGACACCCTATCTCCCCTATCTCGCGGCCTCTGAGGGCGTGGTCAAGCGGTTTATTTCTTCTTTGTAATCCAAGGCTCTGCTGTCACCTTCGCGGCGAACTCGTCATATATTTTTTTGTTTGACGAGCGGGTCGAGTTCACAAAACTGCGGAATTGCGTGATCGGCTGGTTGATGTCTGCGGTGGTTGTCAGGGACCCTTCCAGTGGTGGTCGCAGCACTGATTGGAAAGGGATGCAGCAATCTAGTACGGGGCGCCATGCTTGCTCTGCCTCGGAAAGCTTAGGCGACTTCCGGAACCGCAAAGTGAATTTGCTTGGAACAGTGTGCCCTAGGATTGTTTCCATACATGCGCCTACTGCGGCCATGAACATATGGATAGAACCGCGAAGGCGGAAAAAGTTCAGGTTTTCTCTATCGGTCTCAGTAAGCTCTTCTTCCTTTTTTTGGAAGATATCCATCTTTATTTTGCTGATAACTTGATGCAGTGCACAAACAAAGAGTATGTGTTCAGCGTGCGTGTGGTCGCTGAACACAGAAGAATAGTACTTGTCGGACTCCCAGATGTCGCTTTTGCGGCTGTACGCTACTGAGGGGTTTCCATGAAACGCTGTTAGTGACTGTGCGGCAGTATCTGATGGGATGTGGTTGCCGCTTCCTGGTCGTTGAATCGCGTCTTGAGCTCCTCCGCGACGTCCTCCAAGGTAGCTAATCTTGCTGGGCCGTTGAGCAAACTCTTGACGGAGACGTTCCTGAATAGCGTCAGTGCTTCTGAAGTCAGCCGGGGCCACTTTGTTTTGGCTGTTGTTGTAACGAACGATCTCTTGGACAAGATCGGGAGATGTGCACTTGATGAATCGTGCTGGCACCATGGCATTTTGAACAGGCGGGTTATCTAGCGAACCAATTGCACCTGTGGTTTGCGCTCCATTCACGATGGATATGCCCTTGATTGTGAGTATCTTGTTTTTTGATTCTGGTTCGATGAAGTCGTTGACGAGCGCTGTTATTCCGTTGTTGAATGCCCAGAACTCTGAAGGCTTTTGTTCCGCAGATTCTTTTATTCCATGGTTGATGTTCGAGTCGCTTTTTCTGCTGCCAAGGTAGTCACGAACATTGGCGGAGAAGAGATCGGTTTGATGCTTTTTGTAGAGTTCGTAGAGCCACTTGGCGGGCACCGCCGTTGAAAAAGCTGCCCACTTCCCTTCCGTAATTGCGTAACCTCCCGGAACTTGGACTGTGAATTCATCGCTCACCAAAACGGCTGTTTCGATGGAACGATACCAAGTGCCTAGGGTGTTTAGCCCAACCTCAAGAGGTTGTACTTCGTCGCAGCCAGAGTCTTTGTATGCGGAGTTTAGTGCTACCTTTACTCCACTTGCAACGCTGGCTAGCTCATTGTCTACATTGACTGATTCAGCGCAGTTGTGGACATACCATATTTCAAGGACATCAATTTCCTTGTTCTTCAGGGCTTCCCTTAGATCCGTGGCGGCAGGACGGATCTTTGCGGGTAGAGACTTTATGCTTGTTGTGAGGAGCCATGTCAGTGCCGTGTTTAGGTCGGACGCCTTGTTGGCTGGAGCCTCCTTTTTGGGTTGCTTGGAGAAATAACCTTGGGCAATTACAGCTAGCCTGGAGCCCCGATCTACATATACCAAGTCACATTTCTTGTCGTTCGAACCGTCGGTCAGTGCGTCTGTTGCAACTGCGTGAATGTCGTCAATGTGGTGTTTGAGTTGAAGGGCGAAAAGTATGAGTGCATTACTGCCATACTTGGCTAGATCTTTTCGATGCTCGAATGCTTTTAAGACGGCGGAGGCGCTCATCGTGAAACTCCTTTGGACTCAGGGGCGCGTGAGTCCACTTGGCGTAGTGTATAGGAGGGATTGAGGCACTGGGAAGGGCAGCGGGTGTGCCGAGGAAGTGAGGAGGGACATTTGCGGGTGCCGCCTGGGGCTGGGCGCCAAGGCGGTGGACAGGGACCCTCCCGCAGCACCCAACCGCCGTCCAGTAGTGCCCCTCCAGCGTGTAGCGAGGCGGAACTCGGGGGAGCGGCGTGAGACGGGGCGGATGACGAACCCGAGCGAAATCAAGGCGATAGTGGGCAACAGCGCTTCCTTCCTGGGGTTTTCTATCGCCCTGCCCACGGGTTCGAATCCCGTCGGGGAGCCAAAGGCCGTGCCCGCTCCTGCCATGGCCCAGGACGCAGGATTCCAGAGTCTTCCAACGATGCTTGGCGACATATGGGCGATCCGAATCGGAGCGCCCGCTCCATCCAGGTGCGCCGGAATGGAGCGCCCGCCCTCCAAACAGGCCTGGGATTCCCAGCAACTCCGGCTATTTGGCGTTGGCAAGGACCTTGCTCTGACCAGGGAACGTCCAGGGCGGCCCCGCACGGGAGCGCCCACGTTTTCGCGAGGAGGAGCCGTCATGGAAGTGCGTTTCTACGGAGTCCGGGGAAGCATCGCGGTGTCGGGAGCGCACGCGGCGGGCATCGGCGGCAACACGTCCTGCCTGGAGGTGACGAGCCAGGGGCACCGGCTCATCCTCGACGCCGGCACGGGCATCCGCGCCCTCGGCGAGGTGATGATGCGCGAGGGGGCGCCGCGCAAGGCCACGCTCTTCTTCTCGCACCTGCACTGGGACCACGTGCAGGGCTTCCCCTTCTTCGCCCCGGGCTACCTGCCCACCACGGAGCTGGAGTTGTATGGCCCGGGGCCGGACGGGGACTCGGCGCTGGCCTCGGTGCTGGCGAAGCAGATGGAGCCGCCCAACTTCCCCGTGCCCCTGTCCACCATGCGCGCGCGCATGGCGTTCCGCTCGGCGCGGCATGGCCGCACGGTGGAGGTGGGCCCCTTCCGCGTGACGCCCTTCGACTCCCCCCACCCCCAGGGGTGCCTGGCCTACCGCGTCGAGGCGGATGGCCACTCCTTCGTCTACGCCACCGACATGGAGATGTCGCTCGCCGCGCTGGACGCTCGCCACGCGCGGTGGATGGAGGGCGTGGACGCGCTGTGCATGGACGCACAGTACACCCCGGACGAGTACAACGGCTCGCGCGGGGCGCCTCGCAAGGGCTGGGGCCACTCCACCATGGTGGACGCGGCCCAGGTGGCCCAGGCCGTCCACGCCCGCCGCCTGTTCCTCTTCCACCATGACCCCGCCCACAACGACGAGCAGGTGGAGGGCATGGCCGAGGAGGCCCGCCAGTACTTCGCCGCCTGCGAGCCGGCCCGCGAGGGCAAGCGCATCCTGTTCGGGGCCGGGGCGCACGCATGAGCCAGGAGGGACACATGGATTCGCCCTGCGCTAGTCTGCCGTCCCTCTTCGAGCTGCCTCCCCTGCCCTTCATGGCCACTTCCCCGGACGTCAGTCAGGTGCTGCTCCCCCTCGGCGGGCTCGTCGGCCGCGAGGTCGATCTCGATGCCTTCCTCCACACGCTGGTGGATCGCATCGCGGTGACGATGCAGGCGGACCGGGGCACGCTGTGGCTGTTGGATCCGGCGCGCGACGAGCTCTTCTCGCGCGCGGCGCACCTGCCCGAGGTGTCTCAAATCCGGGTGAAGCGGGGCCAGGGCGTGGCGGGCTGGGTGGCCCAGCACGGCGAGCCCGTCAACATGCCGACCCCCGGTGGGGACAGCCGCTTCTTCGCGGACATTGACCGCATGACGGGCTACCGCACCACGACGAACCTCGCGGTGCCGCTGCGCGACGCGGGCGGCACGCTCTACGGCGTGTTGCAGGTGCTCAACCGCCGCGGGGGCGAGCGCTTCACGGAGGACGACGTGCAGCGGCTCCAGGCCATCGCCACCCAGGTGAGCCAGGCGCTGCAGCGCACCAGCCTGTACCAGGAGTTGCAACGGGCCAAGGAGCAGCCCCAGGCGCCGGTGGGCTACTTCTTCAACCGCATCATCGGCGAGTCCGAGCCGCTCAAGGTCATCTACCGGCTCATCCAGAAGGCGGCGCCCACGGACGCCACCGTGCTGCTGCGGGGCGAGAGCGGGTGTGGCAAGGAGCTGTTCGCCCGCGCGGTGCACGTGAACGGGCCGCGGCGGGACAAGCCCTTCGTGAAGGTGGACTGCGCGGCGCTGCCCGCCACGCTCATCGAAAACGAGCTGTTCGGCCACGAGAAGGGCGCCTTCACGGGGGCGGACCACCGGGTGCCGGGCAAGTTCGAGGCGGCCGAGGGCGGCACGGTGTTCATCGACGAGATCGGTGAGCTGCCCCTGCCGGTGCAGGGCAAGCTGTTGCGGGTGTTGCAGGATCGCGAGTTCGAGCGCGTGGGTGGCACGCAGACGTTGAAGATGGACGTGCGCATCGTCGCGGCGACGAATCGCGACCTGGCGCGGATGGTGGCCGAGGGGAAGTTCCGCGAGGACCTGTACTACCGCATCAAGGTGGTGGAGCTGGTGTTGCCGCCCCTGCGCGAGCGAGGCGGAGAGGACATCGAACGGCTGACGCGGCACTTCATCGCGTCGGCGGCGCGGCGCCACCGCCTGCCCCAGCCGAGGCTGAACGCCCAGGCGCTCGAGCGGCTCAAGCGCTACCGGTGGCCGGGCAACGTGCGCGAGTTGGAGAACTGCATCGAGAGCGCGGTGGTGCTCAGCGAGGGGGAGATCCTCGAGGAGCACCTGCCCCTGCCCAAGATGGTGGATGGAGCGTCGGCCCCACCCTCCACCGAGCCACGAATGGTGGACGGCGAACTCGGGGACGTGTTGCCTCTGGCCGAGGTGGAGAAGCGGCACATCCTGCGCGTGCTGGAGCTGGTGAAGGGCAACCGGACGGCGGCGGCCAAGGCGCTGCGGATCGGCCGCAACACGCTGGGTCGCAAGCTCAAGGAGTACGGGCTGTCCGACGAGGGCTAATCCACATCCAAGTGCCAGGTCCCCTCCTCCCAGTATTTCAGTACCCGCGATGCGAGGAAGGGCACCATGCCTTTGCCCTTGGCTGCTTCCTCCAGGATGGGTTTTGCTTGCTCCGGTCTATCACTGAGCAAGCAGGTCGCTGCGTTGACGCGAACATCCATGCGAGGATGCGTCAACAGCGTGGCGAGCGCATCTCGGCCCGCCTCTCCGTGGTCGCGCAACTTCTTGAAGGCGGCAATGTAGCGTTTGGCATACACGTTTCCGCCCTTGCGATCGCCACGATGAATCGCATCTGTCTGGGCGGCCACGTTCAACGCGAACTCTTCCGCGATGCCCTCCAAGTCCATCACCATACCCCATTCTTGATGTTCTCGATGGCGAGCAAGGCGAACTCCCGTTGAGCCTCGTAGAATTTGATTCTGGGCATGGGCTTCTCCTCGAGGGCACACAGGTGTCGTGGCGCGGTCGGCGCGTCACGTCACTGTCTGGGATCGCTTCAGCGCAAGGGCGCTACACGGCGCACTGCCCGAGCGGAACGCTCTCGTCCGCGAGGCGTTGGGCATCCACGAGCGTCCGGCTCGAGACCATCTTCCGGGCCGCCATGAAGTCCGGGGGCCGGCCAATGACATCCGCGGCGAGGATGCGGCCCTCCTTGAGGTAGAAGGCCGAGAAGGTCCGGTTCTCGATCGAGCCGCGCGTGACGCACCGCTCGTAGCCCGTGGACAGCCCCACCATCTGCAGCTTCAGGTCGTACTGCTCCGACCAGAACCAGGGCGTGGCGGAGGACGGCTCCTGTTTGCCCATGAGCGTGGCGGCGGCGACGCGCGCGTGCTCGAGCGCGTTGGGCACGGACTCGAGGCGCACCCGGGTGCCCGTGTAGGAGCTGGGTTGGTTCGCGCAGTCGCCGATGGCGAGGATGGAGGGATCGCTCGTGCGGGCCAGCTCGTCCACGACGATGCCGTTGTCCACGGCGAGCCCCGCCTGGGCGGCCAGCTCCGTGTTGGGGATGAGGCCGATTCCCACCAGGACGAGGTCCGTCTCGAGCGCTTCCTCGCCTCCCCCGTGGGTGATCTTCACCCGGCGCACCCGGCGCTGGGACTCATCGAGCTCGAAGCCCTGCACCCCCGCGAGCTGCCGGAAGTCGACGCCGTGTCCGCGATGGATGGCCTCGATGAAGGAGGAGACCTCCGGGCCGGTGACGCGGGCGAGGATGCGCGGGGCGGCTTCCACCACCGTCACGCGCAGCCCGAGCTGGGTGGCGGCCGCCGCGACCTCGAGGCCCACGTAGCCGCCGCCGATGATCACCAGGTGGCGTCCGGACACGAACTGGCCATGCATCGCCTCCACGTCGGCGATGGAGCGCAGGGAGAACACGTTCTCGAGCCGGGAGGTGTCCATGCCCGGAAACGACAGCAGGCGCGCCCGGCCGCCCGTGGCGAGCACGAGCTTGTCGTAGCGCAGCCGACTGCCCTCCGAGAGGAGGACCTCGTGCGCGTCGCGCTCGATGCGCTCCACGCGCGTGCCGAGCTTGAGCTCGATGGAGAAGCGCTCGTAGGTCGCCTGGGGTTTGAGGTGGAGATCGTCGCGGCCCATCTTCCCGAGCAGGAAGCCCTTGGACAGGGGGGGCCGTTGGTAGGGCAGGTGCGCTTCGTCCCCCACGAGCACGATCCGCCCCTCGCTGCCCTGCTGCCGCAGGCGCGTCGCCAGCTCGCCTCCGGCCTGTCCAGCTCCCACGATGACCACCGTCTCGCCGCTCTTCATCGGTTGCACTCCTCGCGGCCCGGGCCGCTGCGTTGGCGACCCGGATGATGTCGCATCGCGAGGCGTGGAGCACAACCGACAATGTCCGACGGGGCGCCGCTCAGCCCGCGAGCACCCAGGCGGCGGCCACGGTGAGCCCCCCCGCCGCCGCGAACAGCTTCCAGGCCCGGCGCGCCAGGTGCGTCCCGGTGCCCTCGGCCGCTTCGCCGAGGATCACCATCGCGGGCCCGCCCTGCCGACCGCGCAGCTCATACCCGCCCGCCACCGGACCGGGCCGCAGCTCCCCCACCACCAGACACTCCTCGCCGAGCTTGCCCACCCGCTCGTACGACAGCGCCTCCTCGGGGGGCGCTCCTTCCACGGGCGCGTCCAGTCCCGGCGCCACCTCGGCGGGCCGTCCCACCAGGCAGGGCCGCACGCGCAGCGGCGCCAGCACGAGGCTCGGCGAGAAGCTCAACGCCGCCTCCGCCTTCTCCCCGCGCATGCACACCACCGGCGCCGACGCCCGCTCCACCGACAAGAGCGAGCCCTTGCCGCCACCGGGCGTCACGCCACGCAGCTCCGCCTCATAGAAGGCGCACACCACGCCGCTCGGCGACGTCACCTGATCGCTCGCCGCGAGCCGGCCCCGGTACACCCCCCAGCCCGGCGTCTCGCCCCGGCGCAGGGCCTCCACGCCCTCGTCGAGGCTCCGGGGCGCCTCGGCCCGCAGCGCGTCCGCGCGCACGCGAATCCGCGAGCCCACCACCGCCAGCCCCGCCGCGACCATGAGCAGTCCGACGCCCAGTGCCTGGCGGAAGACGGTGGGAGAAACCCACATGAGCGGGCCCGCGCCGTAGCGCAGCGACAGGAGCGCGAAGCACCCCGCCAGCAACCCCAACCACGCGAGCGGCGCGCGAGGCAGCGAGGCCCTCACGTCGCCGCGACTCCAGGAAACCGCCGCCACCATCAGCGCGCCCAGTCCCGCCGCGCAAAACGGGGCCAATGCCCACCGCAAGTCCATGGCTCCCCTGCCCCCAATCCACCCCGGCCCACCGTCCCGCACGGGCCTCGACCCCGCCAAAGGTGCGGACGCGGCGCGCCGCCGACAAGGGTGCTCGGGTGGCCGCTCCCCCTTGTCAGGAGGCCACCGTTCGCCACGGGCGCGTTACTCCGGCGGGGTTTCCGCCAGCGAACGATCCGACTCCTTCTGGGCCTGGAGTCCACGAACCACCAGATCGTCGAAAGAGCACACCAGGTTACGGCACCCCAGGGCCACCTTCGCCGAGCGCCCCTGGAGCCCCTCCAGGTACTTGTGCGCGAAGGGCTCACTCTCACCGTTGAGGTAGGCGGCCACCTCCACGCCCTCCTTCTTGCGCTTGAGCTGGAGCTTCACGCGGAAGGTGCCCTGGGGAACGGGGGTTTCGTCCTGCACCAGGTCCACCACTTCCTGCGCGCTGTTGCCCACCACGTCGCGGCCCTCGGGCGTGGTGTAGCGCCAGCTCAGGCGCATGCCCGTGCCGGGGATGGCGTAGACGGACACCTGCAGGCCGGTGACGCGAAAGGACAGCTCGGCGTAGTGCTGGGCGTCCGCCTCCTCGGGGTAGCCGCGGCCGAGCGCGCTCGCGCTCATGAGCACCTCGGCGGAGAAGTCGTCGCTGGAGAAGTAGCGGCGGGCCAGGTAGGCGCGGGGGATGAGCTGCCCGCCCCCGGCGTCGTTGCCCCCCTGGATGGCGTGCAGCTGCCCATCCTCCAGCGTCCACGTGCCCGCGTGGGCGTTCACGTTCTCC includes:
- a CDS encoding AIPR family protein, which gives rise to MSASAVLKAFEHRKDLAKYGSNALILFALQLKHHIDDIHAVATDALTDGSNDKKCDLVYVDRGSRLAVIAQGYFSKQPKKEAPANKASDLNTALTWLLTTSIKSLPAKIRPAATDLREALKNKEIDVLEIWYVHNCAESVNVDNELASVASGVKVALNSAYKDSGCDEVQPLEVGLNTLGTWYRSIETAVLVSDEFTVQVPGGYAITEGKWAAFSTAVPAKWLYELYKKHQTDLFSANVRDYLGSRKSDSNINHGIKESAEQKPSEFWAFNNGITALVNDFIEPESKNKILTIKGISIVNGAQTTGAIGSLDNPPVQNAMVPARFIKCTSPDLVQEIVRYNNSQNKVAPADFRSTDAIQERLRQEFAQRPSKISYLGGRRGGAQDAIQRPGSGNHIPSDTAAQSLTAFHGNPSVAYSRKSDIWESDKYYSSVFSDHTHAEHILFVCALHQVISKIKMDIFQKKEEELTETDRENLNFFRLRGSIHMFMAAVGACMETILGHTVPSKFTLRFRKSPKLSEAEQAWRPVLDCCIPFQSVLRPPLEGSLTTTADINQPITQFRSFVNSTRSSNKKIYDEFAAKVTAEPWITKKK
- a CDS encoding kelch-like protein, giving the protein MSIEDNKPGARPVNTRAAVVALACLGMVFAPTASSFAAASAPSAKSWTFASYNIAAYDYSKYYVNDVPQTAADVYKVENYPEARYMFWGDFDGYNGGKRSNAIISRIKDTMNFDGQNLQADVVAVQESGTSKVIINGTHTTQREHLDARLRTYGYQQAVDYSKYLLTGDPITITSTNEVIPRTVARASHIYYNTSTLKPIASGTFLGGNLIDPKYRDAYLNALGRSFVNKDSVKKDKVFPWAILMSTGPSTDQPNRYIIVSSIHSIVDHGYSDTTDGVADFFNGEVARGLAKALKGISASTMTDGVAHPPGAPIAIIGDMNAYYKTKTGQFPGGNTEAKSVPRLLHDYGLRDARGDFFKETSECTTASSLCLKYHTFNTATNSGNVLDYIFTLYSGSTTNVGDFQTVADPHLWSDHKMIAARLKFGPLPKSSWATSSAMQSPRGVQGAALLSSGLVLVTGGHTRNSLGVASSISLTELYNPYSNTWQATGALNSPRYNFATVKLASGKILVSGGRNDESTLSSAELYDPVTRSWSYTGSLSQRRSGHQATLLRSGKVLVTGGEIENLDGSNVHVSPATTAELYDPETGAWSPAGELEHDSSGSVATMLYSGEVLLITGSQVDLYDPYTNRWSQHGALPGHRDGFTVTRLYSGEVMVVGGDSSNSTPGTTFIYNPYTTQWRAGPTMNRLHRNHTATLLYSGQLLIAGGVDGGTEVYDPETNEWTLLDNIPASCTGGAAILLHPGSVLLTAGWESSTVAPIFTP
- a CDS encoding NAD(P)/FAD-dependent oxidoreductase, with protein sequence MKSGETVVIVGAGQAGGELATRLRQQGSEGRIVLVGDEAHLPYQRPPLSKGFLLGKMGRDDLHLKPQATYERFSIELKLGTRVERIERDAHEVLLSEGSRLRYDKLVLATGGRARLLSFPGMDTSRLENVFSLRSIADVEAMHGQFVSGRHLVIIGGGYVGLEVAAAATQLGLRVTVVEAAPRILARVTGPEVSSFIEAIHRGHGVDFRQLAGVQGFELDESQRRVRRVKITHGGGEEALETDLVLVGIGLIPNTELAAQAGLAVDNGIVVDELARTSDPSILAIGDCANQPSSYTGTRVRLESVPNALEHARVAAATLMGKQEPSSATPWFWSEQYDLKLQMVGLSTGYERCVTRGSIENRTFSAFYLKEGRILAADVIGRPPDFMAARKMVSSRTLVDAQRLADESVPLGQCAV
- a CDS encoding MBL fold metallo-hydrolase, whose amino-acid sequence is MEVRFYGVRGSIAVSGAHAAGIGGNTSCLEVTSQGHRLILDAGTGIRALGEVMMREGAPRKATLFFSHLHWDHVQGFPFFAPGYLPTTELELYGPGPDGDSALASVLAKQMEPPNFPVPLSTMRARMAFRSARHGRTVEVGPFRVTPFDSPHPQGCLAYRVEADGHSFVYATDMEMSLAALDARHARWMEGVDALCMDAQYTPDEYNGSRGAPRKGWGHSTMVDAAQVAQAVHARRLFLFHHDPAHNDEQVEGMAEEARQYFAACEPAREGKRILFGAGAHA
- a CDS encoding DUF2019 domain-containing protein, coding for MVMDLEGIAEEFALNVAAQTDAIHRGDRKGGNVYAKRYIAAFKKLRDHGEAGRDALATLLTHPRMDVRVNAATCLLSDRPEQAKPILEEAAKGKGMVPFLASRVLKYWEEGTWHLDVD
- a CDS encoding sigma-54-dependent Fis family transcriptional regulator — protein: MDSPCASLPSLFELPPLPFMATSPDVSQVLLPLGGLVGREVDLDAFLHTLVDRIAVTMQADRGTLWLLDPARDELFSRAAHLPEVSQIRVKRGQGVAGWVAQHGEPVNMPTPGGDSRFFADIDRMTGYRTTTNLAVPLRDAGGTLYGVLQVLNRRGGERFTEDDVQRLQAIATQVSQALQRTSLYQELQRAKEQPQAPVGYFFNRIIGESEPLKVIYRLIQKAAPTDATVLLRGESGCGKELFARAVHVNGPRRDKPFVKVDCAALPATLIENELFGHEKGAFTGADHRVPGKFEAAEGGTVFIDEIGELPLPVQGKLLRVLQDREFERVGGTQTLKMDVRIVAATNRDLARMVAEGKFREDLYYRIKVVELVLPPLRERGGEDIERLTRHFIASAARRHRLPQPRLNAQALERLKRYRWPGNVRELENCIESAVVLSEGEILEEHLPLPKMVDGASAPPSTEPRMVDGELGDVLPLAEVEKRHILRVLELVKGNRTAAAKALRIGRNTLGRKLKEYGLSDEG